GTAATGGGCACGACCTGGTTGGTCTTGTAGCCTTTGAGCATCGAGTCCAAAAGCCCGCGCTCCTGAAGGTATTCACGGGACAGCCCGAAGTGCTTGAGCTGTTCCCAGTCGATCATCGATTCGTTGAACCGGTACTTGGGCTGGCCGTCCTGTGCGGTCTGCGCCTGGGTGGTTTGTTCTTGCTTTGCCATTTCTTTGTCATTTTGATTGTTGATACTCTGTTCTTTGCCTTTCGGCGTGATGTCGTACTTCGCGAGGAACTCCTCCACCGCGTCGGTCTTCTTTCCTGCGGCGAGGTCTTCGATGGCCTGTCTGACTTTCGGGTCATCGAGCGCCTGCTCCTTGACGGAGAGGATGCCGAACCGGGTCGGGTCTTTCAGCTGGCTCCAGAGGTTCTTGACGAAACTCTCGAACATGTTCGCGTAACGGTCGAGTTTGAGGAACGAGTTGCGGTTTTCCTCTTTGGCGGGTACGGATTCATACCTGCCGTTCTTGTCGAGTTTGGTGACTGCTTGCAGGAGCAGTTCCATTTTGTCAAGAATGAGGATGATGTCGCTGAACTGCTCGTTCTCAACGACCGGAGGGCTTTGCTTCGGGGTGTCGCCCCTGATGTTTTCTGCTGCCATAAACGGATGTTTTAAGCGTTAATAAAATCGTTTGTCGATGCAAATATATAGGCTTAATCTATTCAAAATATTGATATACAAATAGTTGTCGATTTGTTTCATCGGATGACATCACGTTACACCGCAAAAGGGGAAACCGTAGTGGAGAAAAAGCCGGAAAGGCACGAAAAAAGAGCGGCGGACACGACAAGGGGTGCAAAGGGAACGCAAGGGGCAGGACGCCCGCAAGCAAAGAAACAGTATTATGCAGAAGAGTGAGGCGAGCCGCTTTTGTCCCCGCCTTCTTCGGGAGGATGAAAACAGGAAACAGACTTTTGTGGGAGCGTGATAATATCGGGAAAGACCCGGGATTTTTCGGGGAGCGGACGGAATACGGCTTTCCCGTCCTTGTCCGTATTATGCGTCATCGTTCGGCTTCGCCTGCTAAGTCCCAGGCCTTTCCCCAACTCGGAAAGGCTGAACCTGCGCGTTTTTTAGGCGGAAAAATTACCGCAGGGAATTTTTTGCCTAAAACCCGCAGGGCTTGAACGCGACACGGTTCGGACTTCCGAGTTACCTTCAAAAAGGACTTGGCCGGCGGAGCGTACCATGATGCCTGTGGCGCAAGGATGGATGAAGTCTGCAAATTATCGGCACTATTCCGGTTTAGTGCCGAAATTTTGTGAATAATGGGATTTCGATTGGACTGATTGTTGAGACGTGGTATTGGAAATACAAATTATTGGCACTATTTTGAATTAGTGCCGAAATTTTGCTAACTTTGCAGAGAAAACAGATTCAAGATGAGTAACGAAACGACAACAGCCATACTCGATTATGCCGAAATGCACCATGATTTCAGCATAGAGGACTTGTTTGCCTATCTTCACGAGAGAACCGGCATCAACAGGTCTTCCTTGTCATGGTATCTGTTCAAACTTGTAGATGATAACGCACTCGTCAGAATCGGACGCGGCATGTATGGCAAAGTGGTGAAGCAATCCTTTTCTCCGAAACCGACAGATGAAGTGAAAAAGGTATATGAACTGCTGCAAGCCAATTTCCCGTTTGCCAGGTTTTGTGTCTATCAAGGTGAAATCATCGCACCGTTACAACATCATCTTTCTTCCAACAGTGTAATCTACGTGGAAACGGAAAGGGATTCGGCGGAAACCGTTTTCAATTTTCTGAAAAACGAAGGCCGGGAGGCTTACCTTCGACCGGACAAGGAAATGATATACCGTTACGTGGATATGGACCGCAGGGCGTTCTTTGTCAAAAATCTGGTTTCGGAAGCACCCTTGCAGAAAGTGTCCGATGTACCGATGCCTACATTGGAAAAATTGCTGGTCGATATATTGAGGGACTCCGACTTTTTCTATCTGCAAGGCAGTGAAAGCGAACATATCATAGAAAATGCCTTTAACCTTTATGCCGTTAACCGAAGCCGGCTTTTCAGGTATGCCGGCAGACGGAAGGTGAAGGAAGAATTATCGTCCATCCTGAATAATTTGAATATACAATGATAAAGAAAGAATGTTTCACGACAGAATGGATCGGGCAGGTCTCATCCGCATTGCATTACAATGACAAGAACCTGATAGAAAAAGTAATCCGCGCATTGTCGCTGCTTGAAATGTTGGTCGGGGCCGGCTGTCCTTTGGTTTTCAAGGGCGGAACGGCACTGATGCTCATACTCGGAAAGTCGGCCCATCGTCTGTCCATCGACATTGATGTGATTTGTCCTCCGGGGACAAATATCGAGGATTACCTGAAAGCGTTTGCCGATTTCGGTTTTACCGATCTGGAACTTGTAGAGCGCAAGCAAAGGAATGACGCCAACATCCCTAAAAGCCATTCCAAGTTTTTCTACCAGATAGCCTACCGGAATGATACGGACGCGCAATCCTACATCTTGCTGGACGTATTGTACGAAGATGTTCATTATTTACGGACCCGGCAGATAGCCATAGACAGCCCGTTCATCCGTTTGGAGGGAGAGCCGCTAATGGTAACGGTTCCTTCCGCGGAAGATATTCTCGGGGACAAGCTGACGGCTTTCGCTCCCAACACGACCGGAATACCTTATTATAAAAACGGCAAGTCCTGCTCGATGGAGATTGCCAAACAGCTCTATGACGTGGGCAGGCTGTTCGAGAATGTATC
The window above is part of the Butyricimonas paravirosa genome. Proteins encoded here:
- a CDS encoding type IV toxin-antitoxin system AbiEi family antitoxin domain-containing protein, with product MSNETTTAILDYAEMHHDFSIEDLFAYLHERTGINRSSLSWYLFKLVDDNALVRIGRGMYGKVVKQSFSPKPTDEVKKVYELLQANFPFARFCVYQGEIIAPLQHHLSSNSVIYVETERDSAETVFNFLKNEGREAYLRPDKEMIYRYVDMDRRAFFVKNLVSEAPLQKVSDVPMPTLEKLLVDILRDSDFFYLQGSESEHIIENAFNLYAVNRSRLFRYAGRRKVKEELSSILNNLNIQ
- a CDS encoding nucleotidyl transferase AbiEii/AbiGii toxin family protein: MIKKECFTTEWIGQVSSALHYNDKNLIEKVIRALSLLEMLVGAGCPLVFKGGTALMLILGKSAHRLSIDIDVICPPGTNIEDYLKAFADFGFTDLELVERKQRNDANIPKSHSKFFYQIAYRNDTDAQSYILLDVLYEDVHYLRTRQIAIDSPFIRLEGEPLMVTVPSAEDILGDKLTAFAPNTTGIPYYKNGKSCSMEIAKQLYDVGRLFENVSDLQITSQAFRKIAAVELSYRSLGTDAGLVFNDIRQTALCISTRGKAGEGDFNLMQDGIIRVKSFMYKQRYLIDNAIIDAARAAYLATLIEKGVTQVEPYPENPNDIKDLVIRTSLTNKLNKLKSNLPEAYYYWAKTSELLES